The following are encoded together in the uncultured Sphaerochaeta sp. genome:
- a CDS encoding peptidylprolyl isomerase produces the protein MKRRISVLAVILLIGTMAFAATIGAPAATVRLTKTTPISMANLEAEVAQYKASAAEQGEDPESVDPLQVLNLLINNELFRQGAARDGVKITDAMVDSAYDSQKANLEASSGQAFSDAQFDQIISNNFGSVEAYRKAIQEQLMVDSYVRMKKADMLGAKVQISDAEVSSFYRKNKTRFVSPETVKLSHIYIPFTNDSQKDLQNKTLLERVARDIKSGSLSFEKAVVQYSEDTQSKNKAGDIGWLTMDNTEALAGLGDVFFDVAFTTDVGNVSDVVTSNTGYHILKILAYNDTKILQLEDQISPTTSTTVEQYIRSELAAAKQQSNYYAAINSLVDDLRKSATVNILYK, from the coding sequence ATGAAACGTAGAATTAGTGTTTTGGCTGTCATTCTGCTCATCGGCACGATGGCCTTTGCTGCAACAATTGGTGCCCCTGCCGCAACAGTTAGGCTTACCAAGACCACACCCATCAGCATGGCAAATCTTGAAGCAGAGGTAGCACAGTACAAGGCAAGTGCAGCAGAGCAGGGAGAAGACCCTGAGAGTGTTGACCCTCTGCAGGTATTGAATCTTCTGATCAACAATGAACTGTTTCGTCAGGGTGCCGCCCGTGATGGTGTTAAGATAACTGATGCAATGGTAGACAGTGCATATGATTCACAGAAGGCCAATCTAGAAGCTTCTTCTGGGCAGGCATTCAGTGATGCGCAATTCGACCAGATTATTTCCAACAACTTTGGTTCCGTTGAAGCATACCGCAAAGCAATTCAGGAACAGTTGATGGTTGACTCCTATGTACGTATGAAGAAAGCCGATATGCTTGGTGCCAAGGTCCAGATATCTGACGCTGAAGTTAGCTCTTTCTATCGCAAGAATAAGACTCGTTTTGTCAGTCCTGAAACAGTGAAACTGAGTCATATCTATATCCCTTTCACCAATGACTCCCAGAAAGACTTACAGAATAAGACGCTCCTCGAACGTGTTGCAAGAGACATCAAGAGTGGATCTCTCTCATTTGAGAAAGCAGTGGTTCAGTACTCAGAAGATACTCAGAGCAAGAATAAGGCTGGAGATATTGGTTGGCTGACCATGGATAATACTGAAGCGCTTGCAGGTCTTGGAGATGTTTTCTTCGACGTCGCATTCACTACAGATGTAGGAAATGTCAGTGATGTAGTAACCAGCAATACTGGATACCATATCCTGAAGATTCTTGCGTACAATGATACCAAGATTCTTCAGTTGGAGGATCAGATCAGTCCAACGACTTCCACTACAGTAGAACAGTACATCAGAAGTGAACTTGCTGCCGCGAAGCAACAATCGAATTACTATGCAGCGATCAACAGCCTGGTGGATGATTTAAGAAAATCTGCCACTGTAAACATTTTGTATAAATAG
- the map gene encoding type I methionyl aminopeptidase produces the protein MIRLKTEAQIAGIREACHLTAELMHNLSSYIQEGMSTFDIDQYCYQFIVNHKGVPAFLHYEGFPATACISVNEEVIHGIPSKTRIIKEGDLVDVDLGINMNGHFSDMARTFIVGKTKDEYKMLCDVTEESLRLGIEAASQKGARIQDIGSAVYKHARKHGYGVVRDYCGHGVGLDVHEEPEIPNYTSSYLPNPRIREGMVLAIEPMINLGTQKVRLLSNDWTVVTADGLPSAHFEDTVAITKHGLEVLTVF, from the coding sequence ATGATTCGTTTAAAGACTGAAGCACAAATTGCGGGCATAAGAGAGGCTTGTCATCTCACAGCTGAACTTATGCATAACCTCTCCTCTTATATACAGGAAGGAATGTCCACTTTTGACATAGACCAGTACTGTTACCAGTTTATTGTGAATCATAAGGGAGTTCCTGCATTCCTTCATTATGAGGGGTTTCCTGCGACAGCCTGTATTTCAGTCAATGAGGAGGTGATCCATGGGATTCCTTCAAAAACACGAATTATCAAGGAAGGGGACCTGGTTGATGTTGATTTGGGTATAAATATGAACGGGCACTTTTCTGACATGGCCAGAACATTCATCGTAGGGAAGACCAAGGATGAATACAAAATGCTCTGCGATGTTACAGAAGAGAGCCTGCGTCTCGGTATTGAGGCTGCTTCACAAAAAGGGGCTCGAATCCAGGATATTGGCTCTGCAGTCTACAAACATGCCAGAAAGCATGGATATGGAGTTGTGAGAGACTACTGTGGTCATGGTGTCGGTCTTGACGTACATGAGGAGCCTGAGATTCCAAACTACACCAGCTCCTATTTGCCAAACCCGCGTATTCGGGAGGGAATGGTCCTCGCCATTGAGCCTATGATCAACTTGGGAACCCAAAAAGTAAGACTTCTTTCCAATGATTGGACAGTCGTTACAGCAGACGGGTTGCCATCTGCACATTTTGAGGATACTGTTGCTATTACTAAACACGGCTTGGAAGTTCTGACGGTTTTCTAG
- the ybeY gene encoding rRNA maturation RNase YbeY, which yields MNRYYIDVSYEDEQYTRQAPSQLVVEHMEKMLALLGQPSCECSVSFVSDDTIQDLNRTYRDKDEPTDILSFVQEEDVEDFSWPEVQVGLIDGPPEEIRVLGDMVISLDALKRNALSFSVEPDEELFRLLIHGLLHLLGEDHSSNDADEPMLIKQEELLHQLRGSKR from the coding sequence ATGAATAGATATTATATTGATGTTTCCTATGAAGATGAGCAGTATACCAGACAGGCGCCTTCCCAGTTGGTTGTTGAGCATATGGAAAAAATGCTCGCACTGCTTGGACAACCAAGCTGTGAATGTTCTGTAAGTTTTGTCAGTGATGATACCATTCAGGATCTGAACAGGACGTATCGTGACAAGGACGAACCTACAGATATCCTCTCTTTTGTTCAGGAGGAAGATGTTGAAGATTTTTCTTGGCCTGAAGTACAAGTAGGATTGATTGATGGTCCGCCAGAGGAAATCAGGGTACTGGGAGACATGGTAATCTCTCTTGATGCCTTGAAAAGAAATGCACTATCCTTTAGTGTAGAACCAGATGAAGAGTTGTTTCGCCTCTTGATCCATGGCTTGCTTCATCTTCTTGGTGAAGATCATTCCAGCAATGATGCTGATGAGCCGATGTTGATCAAGCAAGAGGAACTTCTCCATCAATTGAGGGGGAGCAAACGTTGA
- the gap gene encoding type I glyceraldehyde-3-phosphate dehydrogenase, which yields MKIAINGFGRIGRNVFKIAFEDKDIEIVGINDLTDPKTLAHLLKYDSTYGVYSKSVEVTENAIVVDGKNIPVFAVRSPSELPWKELGVDVAIESTGVFSVAEGPKGGYKDHIKAGAKKVILTVPAKDQIDQTVVCGVNDDAIDHSLLAYSNASCTTNCLAPIVKVLNDNFGIEEGLMTTVHAYTNDQVMLDQPHKDLRRARAGALSIIPTTTGAAKAVSLVIPEMKGKLNGMAMRVPTPTGSVVDLVVTLKKDASVEDVKAAMKKASEGAMKGILQYTEDPIVSRDIVGNTHSSILDADLTMKMGEKMFKVISWYDNEMGYSNRVVDLAKKLVK from the coding sequence ATGAAAATTGCAATTAATGGTTTCGGAAGAATTGGACGCAATGTTTTCAAGATCGCTTTTGAAGACAAGGACATCGAGATTGTAGGCATCAATGACCTTACTGATCCCAAGACCTTGGCCCACCTTCTGAAATACGACTCCACCTACGGAGTATACTCCAAGAGCGTCGAAGTAACAGAGAATGCTATCGTCGTTGATGGAAAAAACATTCCTGTTTTTGCAGTACGTTCTCCAAGCGAACTTCCTTGGAAGGAGCTTGGTGTTGATGTAGCAATCGAATCCACTGGTGTTTTCTCTGTTGCTGAAGGCCCAAAGGGTGGTTACAAGGATCATATCAAGGCTGGAGCAAAAAAAGTCATCCTTACCGTTCCTGCTAAGGACCAGATTGATCAGACCGTTGTTTGTGGTGTCAATGACGATGCTATCGACCACAGCCTTCTCGCATATTCCAATGCAAGTTGCACCACCAACTGCTTGGCTCCTATCGTAAAGGTCCTCAATGACAACTTTGGCATTGAAGAGGGTTTGATGACCACTGTCCATGCTTACACCAACGACCAGGTAATGCTTGACCAGCCCCACAAGGATTTGAGAAGAGCAAGAGCTGGTGCACTTTCCATCATTCCTACCACCACTGGTGCAGCCAAGGCTGTAAGTTTGGTTATCCCTGAGATGAAGGGCAAGCTCAATGGTATGGCAATGCGTGTTCCAACCCCAACCGGATCAGTTGTTGACCTTGTAGTAACCTTGAAGAAGGATGCATCAGTTGAGGATGTGAAGGCAGCAATGAAGAAAGCTAGTGAGGGCGCCATGAAGGGTATTCTTCAATACACTGAGGATCCAATTGTTTCCCGCGATATCGTAGGCAATACCCACTCCTCAATCCTTGATGCTGATCTTACCATGAAAATGGGTGAGAAGATGTTCAAGGTTATCAGCTGGTATGACAATGAAATGGGTTACTCCAACCGCGTTGTTGACCTTGCAAAGAAGCTGGTTAAATAA
- the nusB gene encoding transcription antitermination factor NusB produces MKTRHKARELALQTLYAMDFNHILTLESMPYIFSGITDEEYSLLEDDVKLYGMYLVKGTLENLEKIDESISKFSLNRPLERIDIVDRNILRMSVFCLMFGDIHPHIIIDEAVKLSQDFSTEVNYKFINGILDAMQKQVFPIQEQHTDDSFKD; encoded by the coding sequence ATGAAAACACGACATAAAGCACGCGAATTAGCGCTACAAACTCTCTATGCAATGGACTTCAACCATATTCTTACTTTGGAATCCATGCCGTACATCTTCAGTGGTATTACTGATGAAGAATATAGCTTGCTCGAGGATGATGTAAAACTCTATGGTATGTATCTTGTAAAAGGTACATTGGAAAATCTTGAGAAGATTGATGAATCGATCAGTAAGTTTTCACTCAATCGTCCTCTCGAGCGGATTGATATTGTTGACAGGAATATTCTGAGAATGAGTGTTTTCTGCCTCATGTTTGGGGATATCCATCCTCATATCATCATTGACGAAGCGGTTAAGCTGAGTCAAGATTTCTCTACTGAAGTAAATTATAAGTTCATCAACGGGATTCTGGATGCAATGCAGAAACAGGTTTTCCCAATTCAGGAGCAACATACCGATGATTCGTTTAAAGACTGA
- the secG gene encoding preprotein translocase subunit SecG, giving the protein MGVLSIILLVLFVVVSLLLIFLVAVQDEQSEGLGGIFGGGSNTAFGSHTSSVVTKATGTLAVLFLVLALLVAFVNKSPSQDELLDSVTTEQVQQTTDWWTSGEGTAAAETATEAN; this is encoded by the coding sequence ATGGGTGTTTTGAGCATTATTCTGTTGGTATTATTTGTCGTCGTCAGTCTTCTGTTGATTTTCCTTGTCGCTGTACAGGATGAGCAAAGTGAAGGCCTGGGCGGAATTTTTGGTGGTGGAAGCAATACTGCCTTTGGGTCTCACACAAGCAGTGTGGTTACCAAGGCTACAGGGACGCTTGCAGTCTTGTTCTTGGTATTGGCCCTTTTGGTGGCTTTCGTGAACAAATCGCCATCACAGGATGAGTTGCTCGATTCCGTCACCACGGAACAGGTTCAACAGACTACCGATTGGTGGACAAGTGGCGAAGGTACAGCAGCAGCTGAAACAGCTACTGAAGCTAACTAG
- the tpiA gene encoding triose-phosphate isomerase: MRKPYIAGNWKMNMTPSEGAAFAKELAKAVEGTNTKVMVAPPYVTIPAVLEALKGSEIIVAAQNMSDNLKGAFTGEVSATMLKDLGVTNVILGHSERRALYGETDAFINRKVLLALAEGMEVDLCIGETLEEREAGKLEEVLSRQVEEGLKGVSAEQMQHITLAYEPVWAIGTGKTATPEDADAAHAYVRSLVEKLYNKGVAEELIIQYGGSVKASNVKALMSKEHIDGALVGGASLSVEQFLPIVNFDK, encoded by the coding sequence ATGAGAAAACCCTATATCGCTGGAAACTGGAAAATGAATATGACTCCAAGTGAAGGTGCGGCCTTCGCTAAGGAGCTTGCAAAGGCAGTGGAAGGAACCAACACAAAAGTGATGGTTGCTCCTCCTTACGTTACAATCCCCGCAGTGCTTGAAGCACTCAAGGGCTCTGAGATTATCGTTGCTGCACAGAACATGAGCGACAACTTGAAAGGCGCATTTACTGGAGAAGTGAGTGCAACTATGCTCAAGGATCTCGGTGTTACCAACGTTATTCTTGGACACAGTGAAAGACGTGCTCTTTATGGTGAAACTGATGCTTTCATCAACAGAAAGGTATTGCTTGCACTCGCTGAGGGTATGGAAGTTGACCTGTGTATCGGTGAGACCTTGGAAGAACGAGAGGCCGGCAAACTTGAAGAAGTATTGAGCCGTCAGGTAGAGGAAGGTCTCAAGGGTGTATCTGCTGAGCAGATGCAACACATCACGTTAGCCTACGAACCAGTTTGGGCTATTGGGACAGGAAAGACTGCAACCCCTGAAGATGCTGATGCTGCACATGCTTATGTTCGTAGTCTTGTTGAAAAACTCTACAATAAGGGTGTTGCAGAAGAGCTGATTATACAGTATGGTGGTTCAGTGAAGGCTTCGAATGTGAAAGCCTTGATGTCTAAAGAGCATATCGATGGCGCACTGGTTGGTGGTGCCTCCCTTTCCGTGGAGCAGTTCCTTCCGATTGTGAACTTTGATAAGTAA
- a CDS encoding phosphoglycerate kinase, with translation MILNTIRECDFSGKKALIRVDFNVPIKDGVVTDDTRIRAALPTLKYLLDNGASLVVMSHRGRPKGKKNPEFSMAPIAKRFSELLGKDVQLANDVIGEEVSGQVASMKAGDVLLLENVRFYSEEEGNDPDFAKNLASLGDVYVNDAFGTAHRAHASTEGVSHYLPSYAGFLIEKEVKFMAPLLSNPEKPFVAIIGGSKVSSKISVLESLVRTCDTIVIGGGMAYTFLSVQGHTIGKSLVEEEYKDVASSFLAKAKEKGVQVILPVDHLCGAEFKEDAEAVSVDSTDIPENLIGMDIGPKTISMIVDAVTKAKSVVWNGPMGVFEFDAFAEGTLTVAKALAESQATSVVGGGDSVAAINKFNLADKISHVSTGGGASLEFLEGKVLPGIKALEK, from the coding sequence ATGATTCTAAATACCATTCGAGAGTGTGATTTTTCAGGCAAGAAAGCCTTGATTCGTGTAGATTTCAACGTACCCATCAAGGATGGCGTGGTTACTGATGATACACGCATAAGAGCTGCTCTTCCTACCCTTAAGTACCTGTTGGATAACGGTGCATCACTTGTGGTCATGAGCCACCGTGGACGACCAAAAGGGAAGAAAAACCCTGAATTCTCCATGGCACCAATTGCAAAGCGTTTCAGTGAATTGCTGGGTAAAGATGTCCAACTTGCAAATGACGTGATCGGTGAAGAGGTTTCTGGACAGGTTGCTTCAATGAAAGCTGGTGATGTTCTTTTACTGGAGAATGTCCGTTTCTACAGCGAAGAAGAGGGCAACGATCCCGATTTTGCAAAGAATCTTGCTTCCTTGGGTGATGTGTATGTGAATGATGCTTTTGGAACGGCCCACCGAGCCCATGCTTCCACCGAAGGGGTGTCACATTATCTACCTTCATATGCAGGCTTCCTTATTGAAAAAGAAGTTAAGTTTATGGCGCCACTCTTGAGCAATCCTGAGAAACCTTTTGTTGCCATCATTGGAGGTTCGAAGGTTTCCAGTAAGATCAGCGTCTTGGAAAGCTTGGTACGGACTTGTGATACGATTGTCATCGGTGGTGGAATGGCGTATACATTCCTTTCCGTCCAGGGTCACACCATCGGAAAGAGTCTAGTTGAGGAAGAGTACAAGGATGTTGCTTCTTCTTTCCTGGCAAAGGCAAAGGAGAAGGGTGTACAGGTAATCCTCCCTGTTGACCATCTCTGTGGTGCTGAGTTCAAGGAGGATGCAGAGGCTGTCAGCGTTGATTCCACTGATATTCCTGAGAACTTGATAGGTATGGATATTGGACCAAAGACCATCTCAATGATTGTTGATGCTGTCACCAAGGCAAAGAGTGTTGTTTGGAACGGTCCTATGGGCGTATTTGAGTTCGATGCGTTCGCTGAGGGAACCCTTACTGTTGCCAAAGCACTTGCAGAGAGCCAAGCTACTTCCGTTGTCGGCGGTGGGGACTCTGTTGCAGCTATCAATAAGTTTAACTTGGCAGATAAGATCAGTCACGTAAGTACCGGTGGCGGTGCTTCACTCGAGTTCCTTGAAGGAAAGGTCCTTCCAGGAATCAAGGCATTGGAGAAATAA
- a CDS encoding hemolysin family protein: MSLPWKSLFKKRSDNREERFKAELEERQTMIEGIQELRDKTVKEIMIPRVDVQFISSDITIDELYGIIQEQGYSRYPVYEQTIDNIVGVLYAKDIIRNGIDNVFDAKTLMRQPYFIPESKHLDDLLREFKLRKVHIAIAIDEYGGVSGIVCMEDILEVIVGDIQDEFDDDEDDGMRKLDDNTFVVDARTSIEDLNESVGLHLSEEEYETVGGYVFELFGRIPLKDESVEDDEAIFTVEDIDGHKINQLKLVVKT, from the coding sequence TTGAGCTTGCCATGGAAAAGTCTGTTCAAGAAACGCTCTGACAATCGTGAGGAACGATTTAAGGCAGAGTTGGAAGAACGGCAGACGATGATCGAGGGCATTCAGGAACTGAGGGATAAGACGGTTAAGGAGATTATGATTCCCCGAGTCGATGTCCAGTTTATCAGTAGTGATATCACCATTGATGAGTTGTATGGGATTATTCAGGAACAAGGGTACTCCCGTTATCCAGTATATGAGCAGACAATAGACAATATTGTTGGTGTTTTATATGCTAAGGATATTATCCGTAATGGCATAGACAATGTGTTCGATGCCAAGACGCTGATGAGACAGCCATACTTCATTCCTGAAAGCAAGCATCTTGATGATTTGCTCAGAGAATTCAAATTGAGAAAGGTCCATATCGCCATTGCCATTGATGAGTACGGCGGTGTGAGCGGGATTGTGTGTATGGAAGATATTCTGGAGGTCATTGTTGGTGATATCCAGGATGAATTTGATGATGACGAAGATGATGGAATGCGTAAGTTAGATGACAATACGTTTGTTGTCGATGCAAGAACTTCCATTGAAGATTTGAATGAATCAGTAGGCTTGCATCTATCAGAAGAGGAGTATGAAACAGTGGGAGGCTATGTCTTTGAGCTGTTTGGGAGAATCCCACTCAAGGATGAGTCTGTTGAGGATGACGAGGCTATTTTTACTGTTGAAGATATTGATGGCCATAAGATCAACCAGTTGAAATTGGTTGTTAAAACATAA